From the Candidatus Binatia bacterium genome, the window TTCGCTGTACCGCACGCGACGATGGTGATTTCTGGGTGATTAACGGCGAGAAAAAATTCACCACTAACGGCCCGATTGCCGACTACGTCCTGGCGCTGATCCGCACGGCTTCGGCCTCGAGCACCAGCAGCTTTTCGCTGATTTTGATCCCGACGGATACCCCCGGATTTGAAGCAACGCGACTGCAAACGATGGGGATGAAGTCGTCGCCCACCGGCTGGCTCAAGTTTCGAGACTGTCGCGTGCCGAAATCCTTGACCATCGGCAAGCCCAATCTCGGGTTTTTGTATTTGATGAACGGGTTGCAGCGCGAACGGCTCATTGCGGCGGTGAGTGCCGTGGCCCTGGCGGATTTGGTGCTGCAGGAGACCATCGCCCGCGTCCGTGCACGGATGATTTATGAGCGGCCGCTGGCAGAACTACAAAGCGTGCGTCATCGGATTGCAGAGATGGCGGCAGAAATTGAAGCGAACCGACGTTTTGTCCGCTCGGTGGCCGAGTCGTACCGCGATGGCCGCGTGGAAGGCAAAGAGATTTGCATGATCAAGTACCACGTGATGGAGAGCGTGCAGCGCATTCTTGGGCAGTGTTTGCAGTTGCATGGCGGAGAGGGGTATCTCGAGGAAAATTGGATTTCGCGCGCTTTTCGCGATGCCAGAGTGTTTACGATTGGTGGCGGTG encodes:
- a CDS encoding acyl-CoA dehydrogenase family protein; this translates as MALFTEDHEQFRKQTRALIETELAPRAAEFDDPETVRSWFPQFGRWGWLGLSVAKEYGGRGGDFGHDVVLAEEIPRARTMGLALSMAAQSQFVIPYLITHGTEQQRREIVGPLVRGEKVAALAATEPTGGTDLVRAVRCTARDDGDFWVINGEKKFTTNGPIADYVLALIRTASASSTSSFSLILIPTDTPGFEATRLQTMGMKSSPTGWLKFRDCRVPKSLTIGKPNLGFLYLMNGLQRERLIAAVSAVALADLVLQETIARVRARMIYERPLAELQSVRHRIAEMAAEIEANRRFVRSVAESYRDGRVEGKEICMIKYHVMESVQRILGQCLQLHGGEGYLEENWISRAFRDARVFTIGGGVSEAMKDLVAGYLRL